In a single window of the Agromyces sp. H17E-10 genome:
- a CDS encoding malate:quinone oxidoreductase, with the protein MSATLGSLISQLQPDWTIRLYERLGEVAQESSNAWNNAGTGHAALCELNYMPENPDGTVSAAKAVSINEQFQISRQYWAYLVAQGALPEPHNFINSTPHMTFVRGSANIEYLRKRVAALKDQPLFPDLEYTEDLERIAEWTPLLAKKRNPKARVAATRIEAGTDVDFGALTKYLMEDMSSRGASIQTNHQVTWLKRQKDGTWKLRLRHTVGNTPKMVRARFVFVGAGGGALALLQHSGIPEIKGFGGFPISGQFLRTTDPKIVAQHQAKVYGKAAVGAPPMSVPHLDTRVVDGETALLFGPYAGFTPKFLKTSTWFDLPFSVRLHNLWPMIQVGLKNFDLVKYLVGELMANREKKMKALREFMPTAKTGDWELITAGQRVQVMKKDPQKGGVLQFGTEVITGADGTIAGLLGASPGASTAAPIMLDLLGRCFPDRMAEWEPKLREMIPSYGTTLSDDPVAAEASLKATADVLGLTA; encoded by the coding sequence ATGAGCGCCACGCTCGGCTCCCTGATCTCCCAGCTCCAGCCCGATTGGACGATCCGCCTCTACGAACGCCTCGGCGAGGTCGCACAGGAGTCGTCGAACGCGTGGAACAACGCGGGCACGGGTCACGCCGCCCTCTGCGAGCTCAACTACATGCCCGAGAATCCCGACGGCACCGTGAGCGCCGCGAAGGCCGTCTCGATCAACGAGCAGTTCCAGATCAGCCGCCAGTACTGGGCCTACCTCGTCGCCCAGGGCGCGCTGCCCGAGCCGCACAACTTCATCAACTCGACGCCGCACATGACCTTCGTGCGCGGCTCGGCGAACATCGAATACCTGCGCAAGCGCGTCGCCGCCCTGAAAGACCAGCCGCTCTTCCCCGACCTCGAGTACACCGAAGACCTCGAGCGCATCGCCGAGTGGACGCCGCTGCTCGCGAAGAAGCGCAACCCGAAGGCCCGCGTGGCCGCGACCCGCATCGAGGCGGGCACCGACGTCGACTTCGGCGCGCTCACGAAGTACCTCATGGAGGACATGTCCTCGCGGGGTGCGTCGATCCAGACGAACCACCAGGTCACCTGGCTCAAGCGCCAGAAGGACGGAACGTGGAAGCTGCGGCTGCGGCACACGGTCGGCAACACCCCGAAGATGGTGCGCGCGCGCTTCGTGTTCGTCGGGGCCGGCGGCGGTGCGCTCGCGCTGCTCCAGCACTCCGGCATCCCCGAGATCAAGGGCTTCGGCGGCTTCCCGATCTCGGGCCAGTTCCTCCGCACGACCGACCCGAAGATCGTCGCCCAGCACCAGGCGAAGGTGTACGGCAAGGCGGCGGTCGGCGCGCCGCCCATGTCGGTGCCGCACCTCGACACCCGCGTCGTCGACGGCGAGACCGCGCTGTTGTTCGGCCCGTACGCCGGCTTCACGCCCAAGTTCCTGAAGACGAGCACGTGGTTCGACCTGCCGTTCTCGGTCCGCCTGCACAACCTCTGGCCGATGATCCAGGTCGGTCTCAAGAACTTCGACCTCGTGAAGTACCTCGTCGGCGAGCTCATGGCGAACCGCGAGAAGAAGATGAAGGCGCTTCGCGAGTTCATGCCCACGGCGAAGACCGGCGACTGGGAGCTCATCACGGCCGGCCAGCGCGTGCAGGTCATGAAGAAGGACCCGCAGAAGGGCGGCGTGCTGCAGTTCGGCACCGAGGTCATCACGGGGGCCGACGGCACGATCGCGGGCCTGCTCGGTGCGTCGCCCGGCGCCTCGACGGCCGCGCCGATCATGCTCGACCTGCTCGGCCGCTGCTTCCCCGACCGCATGGCCGAGTGGGAGCCCAAGCTGCGCGAGATGATCCCGAGCTACGGCACGACGCTCTCCGACGACCCGGTCGCCGCCGAGGCGTCGCTGAAGGCGACGGCCGACGTGCTGGGGCTCACCGCCTGA
- a CDS encoding VOC family protein, which translates to MSIPQRFSLVTLGVADVEAATAFYHRLGWHEARSSVPGEVAFFATPGGVVALWQTAELAKDAALPTFHANAPAFRAVALAINLGSRDEVDDAVGDWVLAGGSISKAPAATEWGGYSGYVADPDGNLWELAHNPGWPLDERGLPQLD; encoded by the coding sequence ATGAGCATCCCGCAGCGCTTCTCGCTCGTCACGCTCGGCGTCGCCGATGTCGAGGCGGCGACCGCCTTCTATCATCGGCTCGGCTGGCACGAGGCCCGCTCGTCGGTGCCGGGCGAGGTAGCGTTCTTCGCGACACCCGGCGGCGTGGTCGCGCTCTGGCAGACGGCCGAACTCGCGAAAGACGCGGCACTGCCCACGTTCCACGCGAACGCACCGGCATTTCGTGCGGTCGCGCTCGCCATCAATCTCGGCTCGCGCGACGAGGTCGACGACGCGGTCGGCGACTGGGTGCTCGCCGGCGGTTCGATCTCGAAGGCCCCCGCCGCGACCGAGTGGGGCGGGTACAGCGGGTACGTCGCCGATCCCGACGGCAACCTGTGGGAGCTGGCGCACAACCCGGGCTGGCCGCTCGACGAGCGAGGGTTGCCGCAGCTCGACTGA
- a CDS encoding N-acetylglucosamine kinase yields the protein MIGRVDEPDATAVVVAVDGGGSKTDAVALRLDGELVAHRRGPGSSPHFEGLDASVDVVDGLVRAVAGERPVVHAGLYLSGLDLPIEIERYRSAIAGHSWAAASLVVDNDLYALLRAGTDEPDSVAIVCGTGVNAIGIRADGAQVRFPSLGALSGDWGGGSGLGEEVLWHAARAVDGRGPATALVGEIERRLAVGSVGELIEGLHFGDRDASELIALAPAVFAAARAGDAVAISLVERQATELADFARACLTRLDLLDHEVPVVLGGGIARSGDERLLRGIRSELAAVAPRARLGIVDDAPIVGAALLALGAAGAGDAALVRARAAVSAVTSPEAALLEA from the coding sequence GTGATCGGGCGGGTCGACGAGCCGGATGCCACGGCCGTCGTGGTCGCGGTCGACGGCGGGGGATCGAAGACCGATGCCGTCGCGCTGCGCCTCGACGGCGAACTCGTCGCCCACCGCCGCGGACCCGGTTCGAGCCCGCACTTCGAGGGACTCGACGCGTCGGTCGACGTCGTCGACGGGCTCGTGCGCGCGGTCGCGGGGGAGCGGCCCGTCGTCCATGCCGGCCTCTACCTCTCGGGCCTCGACCTGCCGATCGAGATCGAGCGCTACCGATCGGCGATCGCGGGTCACTCGTGGGCCGCGGCGTCGCTCGTGGTCGACAACGACCTGTACGCCCTCCTGCGGGCCGGCACCGACGAGCCCGACTCCGTCGCGATCGTGTGCGGCACCGGCGTGAACGCGATCGGCATCCGCGCCGACGGCGCGCAGGTGCGGTTCCCGTCGCTCGGCGCACTGTCGGGCGACTGGGGCGGCGGGTCCGGACTCGGCGAGGAGGTCCTGTGGCATGCCGCGCGCGCGGTCGACGGGCGCGGCCCGGCGACGGCGCTCGTCGGCGAGATCGAGCGCCGGCTCGCCGTCGGCTCGGTGGGCGAGCTCATCGAGGGCCTGCATTTCGGCGACCGGGATGCCTCTGAGCTGATCGCGCTCGCTCCTGCGGTGTTCGCCGCGGCGCGCGCCGGCGATGCCGTGGCGATCTCGCTCGTCGAGCGGCAGGCGACCGAGCTGGCCGACTTCGCCCGGGCGTGCCTCACCCGACTCGACCTGCTCGACCACGAGGTGCCCGTGGTGCTCGGCGGCGGAATCGCCCGGTCGGGCGATGAGCGTCTGCTCCGGGGCATCCGGTCGGAGCTCGCGGCGGTCGCGCCGCGCGCGCGACTGGGCATCGTCGACGACGCACCCATCGTCGGGGCGGCCCTGCTGGCGCTCGGCGCCGCGGGGGCCGGCGATGCGGCGCTCGTGCGTGCCCGGGCCGCGGTCTCGGCGGTGACGTCGCCCGAGGCGGCGCTCCTCGAGGCCTGA
- a CDS encoding family 4 glycosyl hydrolase, producing MRLAIVGGGSTYTPELIDGFARLRETLPLEEVRLVDPDESRLALVAGMSRRMLEHAGHSARVVGTTDLVDGVADADAVLIQLRVGGQHARHADETWPHEVGCIGQETTGPGGLAKALRTVPVVLRIAETVRRHAKPDAWIVDFTNPVGIVTRALLEAGHRAVGLCNVAIGFQRRYASLYGVEHDRVHLGHVGLNHLTWERSVTIDGRDRLPELLADRLGDLAGEVHLAPELLTQLGIVPSYYLRYYYAHDEVLREQLAEPTRAEAVQAIERELLELYADESQHVKPAALEGRGGAFYSEAAIELLAAMQGGADRARVVNLRNDGVLPFLPDDHVIEVPAAYRDGRFVAEPVAPLADDLAGLVAAVAGYERLALDAAVHGGRDRVLRAMRAHPLVLQHDRAERLTDLLMAENARFLEWA from the coding sequence ATGAGACTCGCCATCGTCGGCGGCGGTTCGACCTATACCCCAGAGCTCATCGACGGCTTCGCGCGACTGCGCGAGACCCTGCCGCTCGAGGAGGTGCGGCTCGTCGACCCCGACGAATCGCGCCTCGCCCTCGTCGCCGGGATGTCGCGGCGGATGCTCGAGCACGCCGGCCATTCCGCCCGCGTCGTCGGTACGACCGACCTCGTCGACGGGGTCGCCGACGCCGACGCCGTCCTCATCCAGTTGCGGGTCGGCGGACAGCACGCCCGTCACGCCGACGAGACCTGGCCGCACGAGGTGGGCTGCATCGGCCAGGAGACGACGGGACCGGGCGGGCTCGCGAAGGCGCTGCGCACCGTGCCCGTCGTGCTGCGGATCGCCGAGACCGTGCGGCGCCACGCGAAGCCCGACGCCTGGATCGTCGACTTCACGAACCCCGTCGGCATCGTGACGCGTGCGCTCCTCGAGGCCGGGCACCGTGCGGTCGGCCTCTGCAACGTCGCGATCGGCTTCCAGCGTCGGTACGCATCGCTCTACGGGGTCGAGCACGACCGCGTGCACCTCGGCCACGTCGGACTCAACCACCTCACGTGGGAACGCAGCGTCACGATCGACGGTCGCGACCGACTGCCCGAGCTCCTCGCCGACCGGCTCGGCGATCTCGCTGGCGAGGTGCACCTCGCGCCCGAGCTCCTCACCCAGCTCGGCATCGTGCCCTCGTACTACCTGCGCTACTACTACGCGCACGACGAGGTGCTGCGCGAGCAGCTCGCCGAGCCGACCCGTGCCGAGGCGGTGCAGGCGATCGAACGCGAACTCCTCGAGCTCTACGCCGACGAGTCGCAGCACGTGAAGCCGGCGGCCCTCGAGGGCCGCGGCGGCGCCTTCTACTCGGAGGCCGCGATCGAACTGCTCGCCGCGATGCAGGGTGGCGCCGACCGAGCCCGCGTCGTGAACCTCCGCAACGACGGCGTGCTGCCGTTCCTGCCCGACGACCACGTCATCGAGGTGCCGGCCGCGTACCGCGACGGGCGATTCGTCGCCGAACCGGTCGCACCGCTCGCCGACGACCTCGCCGGCCTCGTGGCAGCGGTCGCCGGCTACGAGCGCCTCGCGCTCGACGCGGCCGTGCACGGCGGGCGCGACCGGGTGCTGCGCGCCATGCGCGCCCACCCGCTCGTGCTGCAGCACGACCGCGCCGAGCGGCTCACCGACCTGCTCATGGCCGAGAACGCCCGCTTCCTGGAGTGGGCGTGA
- a CDS encoding carbohydrate ABC transporter permease: MRLRTTLAWIAENALLVALAILFIAPIVFVALTSLMSSEQTLTASFWPDPFEWSNYTTAFTEVPLALWFGNSTIYAVLATAFMLLSSVPAAYVLAKIRFRGANLIFTAIIIAMLLPPQVTAIPIYVMWSQLGLTGTLWPLILPNLLGDAFSIFLLRQFFLTIPSEYADSARIDGNGEWGVLTRVMVPMAKPGIAATAIFMFFHSWNDYYGPLLYTSENSAAWPVAYGLASFRGIHGTDWGLTMAMTLLVTVPVVLIFFFAQRVFVEGITMTGVKG, translated from the coding sequence ATGAGACTCCGCACGACCCTCGCCTGGATCGCCGAGAACGCCCTCCTCGTCGCGCTCGCGATCCTCTTCATCGCCCCGATCGTGTTCGTCGCGCTCACGTCGCTCATGTCGAGCGAGCAGACGCTCACGGCGTCGTTCTGGCCCGACCCGTTCGAGTGGTCGAACTACACGACGGCGTTCACCGAGGTGCCGCTCGCGCTCTGGTTCGGCAACTCGACGATCTACGCGGTGCTCGCGACGGCGTTCATGCTGCTCTCGAGCGTGCCCGCGGCGTACGTGCTGGCCAAGATCCGGTTCCGCGGCGCGAACCTCATCTTCACGGCCATCATCATCGCGATGCTGCTGCCGCCGCAGGTGACGGCGATCCCGATCTACGTCATGTGGTCGCAGCTCGGCCTGACCGGCACGCTCTGGCCGCTCATCCTGCCCAACCTGCTCGGCGACGCGTTCTCGATCTTCCTGCTCCGGCAGTTCTTCCTCACGATCCCGTCCGAGTACGCGGACTCCGCTCGCATCGACGGCAACGGCGAGTGGGGCGTGCTCACCCGGGTGATGGTGCCGATGGCGAAGCCGGGCATCGCCGCCACCGCGATCTTCATGTTCTTCCACTCGTGGAACGACTACTACGGCCCGCTGCTCTACACGTCCGAGAACTCGGCGGCGTGGCCGGTCGCCTACGGGCTGGCCTCGTTCCGAGGCATCCACGGCACCGACTGGGGCCTGACGATGGCGATGACGCTGCTCGTCACGGTGCCCGTCGTGCTCATCTTCTTCTTCGCCCAGCGCGTCTTCGTCGAGGGCATCACCATGACCGGAGTGAAAGGCTGA
- a CDS encoding carbohydrate ABC transporter permease, with product MTTAVRTARGRATVTVARPRGSRRRRNLVVLSMLAPALLGLLIFFVYPLVASVYYSFTRYDLVSPPEWIGLRNYTYLFTQDPKVWVATLNTLWFVVFLVPIKIIFALGIAGLLVRAKRVAGVWRTVFYLPALVPPVASVVAFVFLFNPGTGPVNQVLKFFGIPGPLWFNDPAWSKPSLVILGIWVMGDIMIIFLASLLDVPREQYEAASLDGANGVQQLRYVTLPNIRPVLLFAVITGVIAALQYFTEAAVASTVANGKAVVGEGTGSALGYPDNSLLTYTQWLYVRGFANYQLGYASALAVILFVVASVLLVMLLRRFKAFTPENAA from the coding sequence GTGACCACTGCAGTACGCACGGCCCGGGGGCGGGCGACGGTGACCGTCGCCCGCCCCCGCGGGTCACGCCGACGGCGCAACCTCGTCGTCCTGTCGATGCTCGCGCCCGCCCTGCTGGGCCTCCTGATCTTCTTCGTGTACCCGCTCGTCGCCTCGGTGTACTACTCGTTCACCCGCTACGACCTGGTGTCGCCGCCCGAGTGGATCGGCCTGCGCAACTACACCTACCTGTTCACCCAGGACCCGAAGGTGTGGGTCGCGACGCTCAACACGCTCTGGTTCGTGGTGTTCCTCGTGCCGATCAAGATCATCTTCGCCCTCGGCATCGCCGGGCTGCTCGTGAGAGCGAAGCGCGTCGCCGGCGTCTGGCGCACGGTCTTCTACCTCCCCGCGCTCGTTCCGCCCGTGGCATCCGTCGTCGCCTTCGTGTTCCTGTTCAACCCCGGCACCGGACCGGTCAACCAGGTGCTGAAGTTCTTCGGCATCCCCGGGCCGCTGTGGTTCAACGACCCCGCCTGGTCGAAGCCCTCGCTCGTGATCCTCGGCATCTGGGTGATGGGCGACATCATGATCATCTTCCTCGCCTCGCTGCTCGACGTCCCGCGCGAGCAGTACGAGGCGGCGTCGCTCGACGGCGCCAACGGCGTGCAGCAACTGCGTTACGTGACGCTGCCGAACATCCGCCCGGTGCTGCTGTTCGCAGTCATCACCGGTGTGATCGCCGCGCTCCAGTACTTCACCGAGGCAGCCGTCGCCTCGACCGTCGCCAACGGCAAGGCCGTCGTCGGCGAGGGCACGGGGTCGGCGCTCGGCTACCCCGACAACTCGCTGCTCACGTACACGCAGTGGCTCTACGTGCGCGGCTTCGCCAACTACCAGCTCGGCTACGCCTCGGCGCTCGCCGTCATCCTCTTCGTCGTCGCGAGCGTGCTCCTCGTGATGCTGCTGCGCCGGTTCAAGGCCTTCACCCCGGAGAACGCCGCATGA
- a CDS encoding extracellular solute-binding protein → MRNRSLAGTVAIATALATAAALALSGCSSDTSGTDFATSTPKNLEGTVSFWHFFSDREADVIQSVVDDFEKENPGVKVEVHSGQDDEKLRKAIATGSKVDLGLSYSTDIVGNFCSTGAFRDLNDVIERDGVDLGQFPDIVKSYTEFDGTRCSMPVLADAYGLYYNKDLLSAAGFSEPPKTLSELETMADALTTYNDDGSIKTLGFNPMMGWAENSAAHYGPLAGGEWLNDDGTSAVGSSGTWNDLMEWQEAYVQKIGYDKLNTFTSGLGQEFSADNPFQKGAVAMNLDGEYRTAFIADQAPDLNYGTAPMPVLDGKDDLYGAGYITGNIAGISKGSKEPELAWALLKYLTTDTDAVVKLANGLKNVPTTADALASPDLDLPDQFTTFLDIMNDPNSATTPPSPLGAGYQQTFQDFWNTYQDGSVDDLQAGLDGVDQAIDDQLALVTGP, encoded by the coding sequence ATGAGAAATCGATCACTGGCCGGCACCGTCGCGATCGCGACGGCCCTCGCCACCGCCGCAGCGCTCGCGCTGTCCGGCTGCTCGTCCGACACGAGCGGCACCGACTTCGCCACCAGCACGCCGAAGAACCTCGAGGGCACCGTCTCCTTCTGGCACTTCTTCTCCGACCGCGAGGCCGACGTCATCCAGTCCGTCGTCGACGACTTCGAGAAGGAGAACCCCGGTGTCAAGGTCGAGGTGCACTCCGGCCAGGACGACGAGAAGCTCCGCAAGGCGATCGCGACGGGCAGCAAGGTCGACCTCGGCCTCAGCTACTCGACCGACATCGTCGGCAACTTCTGCTCGACGGGCGCGTTCCGCGACCTCAACGACGTCATCGAGCGCGACGGCGTCGACCTCGGGCAGTTCCCCGACATCGTCAAGAGCTACACCGAGTTCGACGGCACGCGCTGCTCGATGCCCGTGCTCGCCGATGCCTACGGCCTCTACTACAACAAGGACCTGCTGAGCGCGGCCGGCTTCTCGGAGCCGCCGAAGACGCTGAGCGAGCTGGAGACGATGGCCGACGCGCTCACGACGTACAACGACGACGGCAGCATCAAGACGCTCGGCTTCAACCCGATGATGGGCTGGGCCGAGAACTCGGCCGCGCACTACGGCCCGCTCGCCGGCGGCGAGTGGCTCAACGACGACGGCACGAGCGCGGTCGGTTCGTCGGGCACGTGGAACGACCTCATGGAGTGGCAGGAGGCGTACGTGCAGAAGATCGGCTACGACAAGCTGAACACCTTCACCTCGGGCCTCGGCCAGGAGTTCTCGGCCGACAACCCCTTCCAGAAGGGCGCCGTCGCGATGAACCTCGACGGCGAGTACCGCACGGCCTTCATCGCCGACCAGGCGCCCGACCTGAACTACGGCACGGCCCCCATGCCGGTGCTCGACGGCAAGGACGACCTGTACGGCGCGGGCTACATCACGGGCAACATCGCGGGCATCTCGAAGGGGTCGAAGGAGCCCGAGCTCGCCTGGGCGTTGCTCAAGTACCTCACGACCGACACCGACGCCGTCGTGAAGCTCGCGAACGGACTCAAGAACGTGCCGACCACGGCCGACGCGCTCGCGAGCCCCGACCTCGACCTTCCCGACCAGTTCACGACGTTCCTCGACATCATGAACGACCCGAACTCGGCGACGACGCCGCCGAGCCCGCTCGGCGCCGGGTACCAGCAGACGTTCCAGGACTTCTGGAACACCTACCAGGACGGCTCGGTCGACGATCTGCAGGCCGGCCTCGACGGGGTCGACCAGGCGATCGACGACCAGCTCGCCCTCGTGACCGGCCCGTAG
- a CDS encoding ROK family transcriptional regulator yields MGAKSLQGTPAWLGAVNDRTAYALLLEHGVLTRNRIGELSGLSKPTASQIVSRLEGAGLIHVVGEVSGGRGPNAAGYAARTDLVYGVAVDVTATTIRAAAVDAAGDDHPVVERPAKQPGGARTAHGDLTWAIEAASDAAGIDAERVRRVMVGVQGAVDSRTDELSFAEALPGWPRRGIRGSLEDSLQRIVTIENDVNLAAIAERTRGAGAGTAGFALLWMGNGLGVTIDLDGDLVRGAGGSAGEIGYLEVPAAAADIDPTAVDLQDLMGGPAVGRVLRANGIAGRTLAERLARLEASPGRDDAIAQLAQRIAIGLAPLAALVDPGLVVLGGPTGAAGGKALADAVRTTLRRTTRWSPDVVATSVEEHPVLRGARDRLVAEVRASLLDDVSSLIA; encoded by the coding sequence ATGGGCGCGAAGTCGTTGCAGGGCACCCCGGCATGGCTCGGCGCGGTCAACGACCGCACCGCCTACGCGCTGCTGCTCGAGCACGGCGTGCTCACCCGCAATCGCATCGGCGAGCTCTCGGGCCTGTCGAAGCCGACCGCGTCGCAGATCGTGTCGCGACTCGAGGGCGCGGGGCTCATCCACGTCGTCGGCGAGGTGTCGGGCGGCCGCGGGCCGAACGCGGCCGGCTACGCCGCACGCACCGACCTCGTCTACGGCGTCGCCGTCGACGTGACGGCCACGACCATCCGCGCCGCGGCGGTCGATGCGGCCGGCGACGACCACCCCGTCGTCGAACGTCCGGCGAAGCAGCCCGGCGGCGCGCGCACGGCCCACGGCGACCTCACCTGGGCGATCGAGGCGGCGTCCGACGCCGCAGGCATCGACGCCGAGCGCGTCCGTCGGGTCATGGTCGGCGTGCAGGGCGCCGTCGACTCCCGCACGGACGAGCTGTCGTTCGCCGAGGCGCTTCCGGGCTGGCCCCGCCGCGGCATCCGCGGCAGCCTCGAAGACAGCCTGCAGCGCATCGTGACGATCGAGAACGACGTGAACCTCGCGGCGATCGCCGAGCGCACGCGCGGCGCGGGCGCCGGCACGGCGGGTTTCGCGCTGCTCTGGATGGGCAACGGCCTCGGCGTCACGATCGACCTCGACGGCGACCTCGTGCGCGGTGCCGGCGGCAGCGCGGGCGAGATCGGCTACCTCGAGGTGCCCGCCGCGGCCGCCGACATCGACCCCACGGCGGTCGACCTGCAAGACCTGATGGGCGGTCCGGCGGTCGGCCGCGTGCTCCGTGCGAACGGCATCGCCGGGCGTACGCTCGCGGAGCGACTCGCCCGTCTCGAGGCCTCGCCCGGTCGCGACGACGCGATCGCCCAGCTCGCCCAGCGCATCGCGATCGGCCTCGCTCCGCTGGCCGCGCTCGTCGACCCCGGACTCGTCGTGCTCGGCGGCCCGACCGGGGCGGCCGGCGGCAAGGCCCTCGCCGACGCCGTGCGCACGACCCTCCGGCGCACCACGCGCTGGTCGCCCGACGTCGTCGCGACGAGCGTCGAGGAGCACCCCGTGCTCCGCGGCGCGCGCGACCGACTCGTCGCCGAGGTGCGGGCGTCGCTCCTCGACGACGTCAGTTCCCTCATCGCGTGA
- a CDS encoding bifunctional 4-hydroxy-2-oxoglutarate aldolase/2-dehydro-3-deoxy-phosphogluconate aldolase, protein MTTIDNRAFDTLLAGRPLMAIFRGLGVERSLELARQAWALGIDVVELPIQSAEDVEALAAVAEAGRAEGRIVGAGTVVARRHVDEARAAGAAFTVSPGFDERIVRASFEAGLPPLPGVATATEVQQAMSLGLTWLKAFPASLLGPAWFGAMAGPFPEARFVATGGMDAANAGVFLARGVRTVAVGSALEDPEQLPALAALLASRSA, encoded by the coding sequence ATGACGACCATCGACAACCGCGCCTTCGACACGCTGCTCGCGGGTCGCCCGCTGATGGCGATCTTCCGCGGCCTCGGCGTGGAGCGCAGCCTCGAGCTGGCGCGTCAGGCGTGGGCGCTCGGCATCGACGTCGTCGAACTGCCGATCCAGTCGGCGGAAGACGTCGAGGCGCTCGCCGCCGTCGCCGAGGCCGGGCGCGCCGAGGGGCGCATCGTCGGTGCCGGCACCGTGGTCGCCAGGCGTCACGTCGACGAGGCCCGCGCCGCGGGTGCCGCCTTCACGGTCAGCCCCGGCTTCGACGAGCGAATCGTACGTGCGTCGTTCGAGGCGGGCCTGCCGCCGCTGCCCGGCGTCGCGACCGCGACCGAGGTGCAGCAGGCGATGTCGCTCGGCCTCACCTGGCTGAAGGCGTTTCCCGCGTCGCTCCTCGGACCGGCCTGGTTCGGCGCGATGGCCGGCCCGTTCCCCGAGGCACGGTTCGTCGCGACGGGTGGCATGGATGCCGCCAACGCCGGCGTCTTCCTCGCGCGGGGTGTGCGCACCGTCGCCGTCGGATCGGCGCTCGAAGACCCCGAGCAGTTGCCCGCGCTGGCCGCGCTGCTCGCGTCGCGCTCCGCGTAG
- a CDS encoding sugar kinase: protein MTAAPQPELIAVGETMALVTPALAEPLERAVDFHVEAAGAESNVASHLAALGHAAAWAGRVGDDALGRRLVAQLSTRGVDASLVERDAAAPTGLYVKDPGNGVQYYRAGSAASRMSPAFAERLPLDGVRVVHLSGITAALSSDCDAMLDALVSRARAARALVSFDVNHRAALWSSTAAAARRLRALAAAADLVFVGLDEAARLWGTSTPSDVRALLPEPGRLVVKDGDVGATEFGRAADGTDGVAHAAAHAVEVVEAVGAGDAFAAGYLAALLEGRDAAARLGTGHDRAVLVLGETSDFPRGIPTAARQSTEEPTP, encoded by the coding sequence GTGACCGCCGCCCCGCAGCCCGAGCTCATCGCCGTCGGCGAGACGATGGCGCTCGTGACACCCGCCCTCGCCGAGCCGCTCGAGCGAGCCGTCGACTTCCACGTCGAGGCGGCCGGCGCCGAGTCGAACGTCGCCTCGCACCTCGCCGCACTCGGCCACGCCGCGGCCTGGGCCGGTCGCGTCGGCGACGACGCGCTGGGCCGCCGCCTCGTCGCCCAGCTCTCGACCCGCGGCGTCGACGCCAGCCTGGTCGAACGGGATGCCGCGGCGCCGACCGGTCTCTATGTCAAGGATCCGGGCAACGGTGTGCAGTACTACCGCGCCGGCTCCGCCGCATCGCGCATGTCGCCCGCGTTCGCCGAGCGGCTGCCGCTCGACGGCGTTCGCGTGGTGCATCTGAGTGGCATCACCGCGGCACTCTCGAGTGACTGCGACGCGATGCTCGACGCGCTCGTCTCCCGTGCCCGCGCGGCGCGGGCGCTCGTGAGCTTCGACGTCAACCATCGCGCGGCCCTGTGGTCGTCGACCGCGGCCGCTGCGCGACGCCTGCGCGCGCTCGCCGCCGCCGCCGACCTCGTCTTCGTCGGACTCGACGAGGCGGCCCGGCTGTGGGGCACGTCCACCCCGAGTGACGTGCGCGCCCTCCTCCCCGAGCCCGGCCGGCTCGTCGTGAAGGACGGCGACGTCGGCGCGACGGAGTTCGGGCGCGCCGCCGACGGCACCGACGGTGTCGCACATGCCGCGGCGCACGCGGTCGAGGTGGTCGAAGCGGTCGGAGCGGGCGACGCGTTCGCCGCCGGCTACCTCGCCGCGCTCCTCGAGGGTCGCGATGCCGCCGCGCGACTCGGTACCGGTCACGATCGCGCCGTGCTCGTGCTCGGCGAGACGAGCGACTTCCCCCGCGGCATCCCGACCGCAGCACGTCAGAGCACCGAGGAGCCGACGCCATGA